One genomic window of Devosia salina includes the following:
- a CDS encoding ABC transporter ATP-binding protein — protein sequence MAAFLQVQNLVKTFGQTTVVKGVSFAFDKGEFISLLGPSGCGKTTILRMIAGFETPSSGSIEVDSKDITHLKPNQRQLGMVFQAYALFPNLTVGDNIAFGLKVAGMGREERRARVDDMLRLIGLPGYEKRYPYEMSGGQQQRVALARAIAPRPRLLLLDEPLSALDAKIRVSLREEIRSIQRELGITTVFVTHDQEEALSISDRIVVMNAGRIEQMGSPYDIYNRPATRFAATFVGHLNTLPASVFGPDRAIRPELISLHPRPDTDTTLSGTVSDIGFLGSVLRLRVEVDGTDISIDTFNAQSGPPQRGERIALHLASRDVLTLGAA from the coding sequence ATGGCCGCCTTTCTCCAAGTCCAGAACCTGGTCAAGACCTTTGGGCAGACCACCGTGGTCAAGGGCGTCAGTTTTGCCTTCGACAAAGGCGAGTTCATCTCCCTGCTCGGCCCATCCGGCTGTGGCAAGACCACCATCCTGCGGATGATCGCCGGCTTCGAGACACCGAGCAGCGGGTCCATTGAGGTCGATAGCAAGGACATTACCCACCTCAAGCCCAATCAGCGCCAGCTCGGCATGGTGTTTCAGGCCTACGCGCTTTTCCCCAATCTCACCGTAGGCGACAACATTGCCTTTGGCCTCAAGGTCGCCGGCATGGGGCGCGAGGAGCGCCGGGCCCGCGTCGATGACATGCTCAGGCTCATCGGCCTGCCCGGCTACGAAAAACGCTATCCCTATGAAATGAGCGGCGGGCAGCAGCAACGCGTGGCCCTGGCGCGGGCCATCGCTCCGCGGCCCCGCCTGCTGCTGCTTGACGAGCCGCTTTCGGCGCTCGACGCCAAGATCCGCGTTTCCCTGCGCGAGGAAATTCGCTCGATACAGCGCGAACTGGGCATCACCACCGTCTTCGTCACGCATGACCAGGAAGAGGCGTTGTCGATCTCTGACCGGATCGTGGTGATGAATGCTGGCCGTATCGAGCAGATGGGCAGCCCATACGACATCTACAATCGCCCGGCGACCCGCTTTGCAGCGACCTTCGTGGGGCACCTCAACACCCTGCCCGCCTCGGTCTTTGGCCCCGACCGCGCGATCCGGCCCGAGCTGATCTCGCTCCATCCCCGCCCCGACACCGACACCACTTTGAGCGGGACGGTTTCGGACATAGGTTTCCTCGGTTCCGTTCTGCGGCTGCGCGTCGAGGTCGACGGCACCGATATCAGCATCGACACCTTCAACGCCCAGTCCGGGCCACCGCAGCGGGGTGAACGCATCGCCCTGCATCTGGCATCACGGGACGTGCTGACCCTCGGCGCCGCATAG
- a CDS encoding DNA helicase, giving the protein MRLSAPIHRLKRAARDHARASAMPLHTALDHVAAGEGYASWSLLAARQTEAASDPATLMRSLAPGEMILIAARPLQGKTMFALQIAVTAIADGHEAHFFSLDYTPRDVAERLARLPEGIAQHATKLNVDCSDAISAGYVIEKLAAAPRGTVTAVDYLQLLDQKRTNPPLEQQIRALAEFAKARGVTMAFVCQVDRSFDATAALLPDLADIRLPNPLDLSLFDRAVFLHGGRYSTLDARN; this is encoded by the coding sequence ATGCGACTATCCGCACCTATCCACCGCCTCAAGCGCGCCGCCCGCGATCACGCGCGCGCCAGCGCCATGCCCCTCCACACGGCCCTCGACCATGTGGCGGCCGGCGAGGGCTATGCCAGTTGGAGCCTTCTCGCGGCCCGACAGACAGAAGCCGCAAGCGACCCTGCCACGCTGATGCGCTCCCTCGCACCCGGCGAAATGATCCTCATTGCCGCCCGGCCATTGCAGGGCAAGACCATGTTCGCCCTGCAGATTGCGGTGACTGCCATCGCCGATGGCCACGAGGCGCACTTCTTCTCGCTCGATTATACGCCGCGCGATGTCGCCGAGCGACTGGCTCGGCTCCCAGAGGGCATCGCACAGCATGCTACCAAGCTCAACGTCGATTGCTCCGATGCAATCTCCGCCGGTTACGTCATCGAAAAACTCGCCGCTGCGCCGCGCGGCACAGTCACTGCAGTAGACTACCTGCAGCTGCTCGACCAGAAGCGGACCAATCCGCCGCTGGAACAGCAGATCAGGGCCCTGGCGGAATTTGCAAAGGCGCGCGGCGTGACCATGGCCTTTGTCTGCCAGGTCGATCGAAGCTTTGATGCGACGGCCGCCCTACTGCCGGACCTTGCGGATATCCGCCTCCCCAACCCGCTGGACCTGAGCCTGTTCGACCGTGCGGTCTTCCTCCATGGCGGACGCTACAGCACGCTCGACGCCCGCAACTAG
- a CDS encoding class I SAM-dependent methyltransferase gives MPNLSSTNPYAEGAFKQVPGLDGLHSMTELLLAEHVPETGRVLVLGAGGGVELRNLASQHAGWHFDGVDPSESMLEAAQVATGPFGDRVALHRGTIGNAPDGPFDGATSLLVFHFMPLGDRLATLQELHRRLKPGAPLVLAHMSFPQDDLSRDLWMRRHAAFAISNGIDRAQAESGRQAMLERLHLLAPEAEEAMLAEAGFGDISLFYAGFDFRGWVAYA, from the coding sequence ATGCCGAATTTGAGCAGCACCAATCCCTATGCAGAAGGCGCCTTCAAGCAGGTGCCCGGGCTGGATGGCCTTCACAGCATGACCGAATTGCTTCTGGCCGAGCATGTGCCTGAGACGGGGCGTGTACTGGTGCTTGGGGCCGGTGGCGGCGTGGAACTGCGAAACCTGGCGTCGCAGCATGCTGGCTGGCACTTCGATGGCGTCGACCCCTCGGAGAGCATGCTCGAGGCGGCCCAGGTGGCGACCGGACCATTCGGGGATCGCGTGGCACTCCATCGCGGCACGATCGGCAACGCGCCCGACGGTCCATTTGATGGAGCGACGTCGCTGCTGGTCTTCCACTTTATGCCGCTTGGCGACCGCCTCGCGACGCTTCAGGAGTTACATCGACGACTGAAGCCGGGCGCGCCGCTGGTGCTGGCGCATATGAGCTTTCCGCAGGACGACCTGAGCCGGGACCTCTGGATGCGGCGGCACGCGGCCTTTGCCATATCCAATGGGATCGACAGGGCGCAGGCTGAGAGTGGGCGTCAGGCCATGCTGGAACGGTTGCATCTGCTGGCGCCGGAAGCAGAGGAGGCGATGCTGGCCGAAGCGGGCTTTGGCGATATCAGCCTGTTCTATGCAGGCTTCGATTTTCGGGGATGGGTGGCCTATGCCTAA
- a CDS encoding ABC transporter permease, with protein sequence MKANRWAPWLVFLAGSAYFIIPLLATFEFSLRMRRGTYSFDAYASVFADPRFHASFGYSVVIGLVTIVVGILVVVPAVYYVRLRMPWLRPFMEFITLLPLVIPALVLVYGYIRLYNSSSLVPFTGSALGTDILLTCAYVTLALPYMYRAVDNGMRSIDIGTLTEAAQIMGANQVQIIGQIILPNILVAILSGAFLTFAIVIGEFTIASLLNRPAFGPYLVGIGTNRAYEPAALAIISFIITWGAMGMINVLGRFAPRTSARTD encoded by the coding sequence ATGAAGGCGAACCGCTGGGCACCATGGCTCGTCTTTCTCGCCGGGTCGGCCTATTTCATCATCCCGCTGCTGGCCACTTTCGAGTTTTCGCTGCGCATGCGGCGCGGCACCTACAGCTTCGATGCCTATGCCTCGGTCTTCGCCGATCCCCGCTTTCACGCCAGCTTCGGCTATTCGGTGGTGATCGGACTGGTCACCATCGTGGTTGGCATTCTGGTCGTGGTGCCTGCCGTCTATTACGTGCGCCTGCGCATGCCCTGGCTGCGGCCCTTCATGGAATTCATCACCCTACTACCGCTGGTGATCCCGGCGCTCGTGCTGGTCTATGGCTATATCCGGCTTTACAATTCGTCCTCGCTGGTGCCCTTCACCGGCAGCGCCCTGGGCACGGACATCCTGCTCACCTGCGCCTATGTGACGCTGGCCCTTCCCTACATGTATCGGGCGGTCGACAATGGCATGCGCAGCATCGATATCGGGACCTTGACCGAGGCGGCGCAGATTATGGGCGCCAACCAGGTGCAAATCATCGGCCAGATCATCCTCCCCAATATTCTTGTCGCCATCCTCTCGGGCGCCTTTCTCACCTTCGCCATCGTCATTGGTGAATTCACCATTGCGAGCCTGCTCAATCGGCCCGCCTTCGGCCCCTATCTCGTCGGCATCGGCACCAACCGGGCCTATGAGCCGGCCGCTCTGGCTATCATTTCCTTCATCATCACCTGGGGCGCCATGGGCATGATCAACGTGCTCGGTCGCTTCGCCCCTCGCACATCCGCAAGGACAGACTGA
- a CDS encoding ABC transporter substrate-binding protein encodes MTFKSALSTSVSLLAVLSLSAPAFAQTDIDALYEAAKAEGQLTVIALPHSWCNYGGVIDGFKAKYPGITVNELNPDAGSADELEAVRANKGNTGPQAPDVLDIGLAFGPQAKDEGLLQAYKVSTWDEIPDDAKDADGFWYGDYYGVLAFGINKDIITGDNPMSWADLMKDEFANSVALAGDPRTANNAIMSVYAAGLSTGAAADVAAQAGLEYFKALNDKGNFVPVDAEAAAIAQGTTPIAINWDYNLLAARDNLNGNPPIDVVVPSDGVVAGVYVQAISAYAPHPNAAKLWMEYLYSDEGQLGWLAGYCHPIRFSAMAEAGVLPDDLMAKLPAAENYAKAVFPSIEEQNANKATITSGWDSTVGAAVQ; translated from the coding sequence ATGACGTTCAAGTCTGCACTGTCTACATCGGTATCGCTGCTGGCTGTACTGAGCCTTTCCGCTCCGGCCTTCGCCCAGACCGATATCGACGCGCTTTATGAAGCGGCCAAGGCCGAAGGTCAGCTTACCGTGATCGCCCTGCCCCATTCCTGGTGCAACTATGGCGGCGTGATCGATGGCTTCAAGGCCAAGTATCCGGGCATCACGGTCAATGAACTGAATCCCGATGCCGGTTCGGCTGACGAACTCGAAGCCGTCCGCGCCAACAAGGGCAATACCGGTCCGCAGGCTCCCGACGTTCTCGATATCGGCCTCGCTTTTGGCCCGCAGGCCAAGGACGAGGGCCTGCTGCAGGCCTACAAGGTTTCGACCTGGGATGAGATTCCGGACGATGCCAAGGACGCTGATGGCTTCTGGTACGGCGACTACTACGGCGTGCTCGCCTTCGGCATCAACAAGGACATCATCACCGGCGACAACCCCATGTCCTGGGCTGACCTGATGAAGGACGAGTTTGCCAATTCCGTCGCTCTGGCCGGCGACCCGCGCACCGCCAACAATGCCATCATGTCCGTCTACGCCGCTGGTCTTTCCACGGGTGCTGCTGCTGACGTCGCAGCCCAGGCGGGCCTCGAATACTTCAAGGCTCTCAACGACAAGGGCAATTTCGTGCCCGTCGACGCTGAAGCCGCCGCCATTGCCCAGGGCACGACCCCGATCGCCATCAACTGGGACTACAATCTGCTGGCCGCCCGCGACAACCTCAACGGCAACCCGCCGATCGACGTCGTCGTTCCGTCCGATGGCGTCGTAGCCGGCGTCTATGTCCAGGCCATCTCGGCCTATGCGCCCCACCCCAATGCGGCCAAGCTCTGGATGGAGTACCTCTATTCCGACGAAGGCCAACTCGGCTGGCTCGCGGGCTACTGCCACCCGATCCGCTTCAGTGCCATGGCAGAAGCCGGTGTCTTGCCGGACGACCTGATGGCGAAGCTCCCCGCGGCCGAAAACTATGCCAAGGCCGTGTTCCCCAGCATCGAAGAGCAGAACGCCAACAAGGCCACGATCACCAGCGGCTGGGACAGCACCGTCGGCGCTGCCGTTCAATAG
- the sseA gene encoding 3-mercaptopyruvate sulfurtransferase, with amino-acid sequence MHNPFVSTDWLAAHLSDPDVVVVDASWHLPNASRNAQAEYLAGHIPGAVFFDIDGIADTTTDLPHMLPSPADFARAVGALGISDEMTIVVYDEVGLFSAPRVWWTFRSFGARNVFMLEGGGPKWRAEKRRIEAGLVQRDRVSFNANFDPDAAVDFDTVMSNLRSHEAQVVDARPAPRFHGEVPEPRPGLRSGHIPGSFNVPVGLLTEAGRLKSPEHLRAIFAERGIDLEKPLITSCGSGITAVTLALALEQAGAKDVAVYDGSWAEWGAHKDAEVES; translated from the coding sequence ATGCACAATCCATTCGTCTCCACCGATTGGCTGGCCGCTCACCTCTCAGACCCGGACGTCGTCGTGGTCGATGCCAGTTGGCACCTGCCCAATGCGTCCCGCAATGCCCAGGCCGAGTACCTGGCCGGGCACATCCCCGGCGCGGTGTTCTTTGACATCGACGGCATCGCGGACACCACGACCGACCTGCCCCATATGCTGCCCTCACCCGCCGATTTCGCTCGCGCCGTCGGGGCCCTCGGCATTTCCGATGAGATGACGATCGTGGTCTATGACGAGGTGGGCCTCTTCAGCGCCCCCCGCGTCTGGTGGACCTTCCGCAGCTTTGGCGCCCGCAACGTCTTCATGCTCGAAGGTGGCGGGCCGAAATGGCGCGCCGAAAAGCGACGCATCGAGGCGGGCCTCGTGCAGCGTGACCGGGTCAGTTTCAACGCCAATTTCGATCCCGATGCAGCCGTGGATTTCGACACGGTGATGTCCAATCTGCGCAGCCACGAGGCACAGGTCGTCGATGCGCGACCTGCCCCGCGTTTTCACGGCGAAGTGCCAGAACCGCGTCCGGGCCTCCGATCGGGGCATATCCCGGGCAGCTTCAACGTGCCCGTCGGTCTGCTGACGGAGGCCGGCAGGCTCAAGTCACCTGAGCACTTGCGCGCCATTTTCGCCGAGCGCGGCATCGACCTCGAAAAGCCTCTCATCACCTCGTGCGGCTCCGGCATCACGGCGGTCACCCTTGCCCTGGCGCTGGAGCAGGCCGGTGCAAAGGACGTGGCGGTCTATGATGGCTCCTGGGCCGAATGGGGCGCCCACAAGGATGCCGAGGTCGAAAGCTGA
- a CDS encoding substrate-binding domain-containing protein has protein sequence MRLKDLAEHLGLSQTTVSRALNGYPEVNEATRRRVAEAATLLGYRPNASALRLATGRAGAVGLVLRGADELGPHMSEFLSGVGSYMASQEIDMLVSTVGSHQEELAAYRRLAASQKVDAVILHSPTISDERAELLMELKVPFVLHGRTNIGRPVAWLDIDNTSALERATSHLLDLGHKRIALLNGVKGRTFAEHREIGYRAALTARGVPVDPALLGNSAFTDEIAFRMAQAMLELRPRPTAFLAGSMMTALGVFRAIRQAGLQLGSDVSMIAHDDVFPYLNADNMYPTMSTTRSSIRQAGTRIAELITQILAGKSPADIHELWPVELVLRESSGPVRQ, from the coding sequence ATGAGATTGAAAGACCTCGCCGAGCATCTCGGCCTGTCGCAAACCACGGTCAGCCGTGCACTCAACGGCTATCCCGAAGTGAACGAAGCCACGCGGCGGCGCGTGGCCGAGGCCGCCACTCTGCTCGGCTATCGCCCCAATGCCAGCGCCCTGCGCCTGGCCACGGGCCGCGCCGGCGCGGTCGGCCTGGTGCTGCGCGGCGCCGACGAGCTGGGCCCGCATATGTCCGAATTCCTTTCCGGCGTCGGCAGCTATATGGCGAGTCAGGAGATCGACATGCTGGTCTCGACGGTCGGCAGTCACCAGGAGGAGCTGGCAGCCTATCGGCGTCTGGCGGCCAGCCAGAAGGTCGACGCGGTCATTCTGCACTCCCCCACCATCAGCGACGAACGCGCCGAGTTGCTGATGGAGCTCAAGGTCCCCTTCGTATTGCATGGGCGGACCAATATCGGCCGGCCGGTCGCCTGGCTCGACATCGACAATACCAGCGCGCTGGAGCGCGCCACCAGCCATCTGCTCGACCTCGGTCACAAGCGCATTGCCCTGCTCAATGGGGTCAAGGGACGCACCTTTGCCGAACATCGCGAGATCGGATACCGCGCAGCCCTGACCGCCCGTGGCGTGCCGGTTGACCCTGCCCTGCTCGGCAACTCCGCCTTCACCGACGAAATCGCCTTCCGCATGGCCCAGGCCATGCTCGAATTGCGCCCCCGGCCAACGGCGTTTCTCGCCGGCTCGATGATGACGGCGCTCGGGGTCTTTCGCGCCATCCGCCAGGCCGGGCTGCAACTGGGCTCGGACGTGTCCATGATCGCCCATGACGACGTCTTCCCCTATCTCAACGCCGACAATATGTATCCGACCATGTCGACGACCCGGTCTTCCATCCGCCAGGCAGGGACCCGCATCGCCGAACTGATCACCCAGATCCTGGCCGGCAAGTCGCCCGCAGACATCCACGAGCTGTGGCCCGTGGAACTGGTCTTGCGCGAAAGCTCGGGGCCCGTCCGCCAGTGA
- the mmsB gene encoding multiple monosaccharide ABC transporter permease — MTTETVPTGTGAAAQPAQSHELSLIGALRANMRDYGLLLALILIMLFFQYFTNGVLFKPVNLTNIILQNSYIIVMALGMLLVIVAGHIDLSVGSVSGFIGALAAMLMVGWKFPPELAFLANPIVAGAICLLVGAAIGAAQGYLIAYYRIPAFIVTLAGMLIFKGLSLAILAGKSVGPFPTEFQLLSAGFIPDVIGPTTMPWLAENGQNVALHTTTMVIAILAIVGMVFFSIRTRARRRARGYDVEPFSLFVIKNVVIAAMVLFFAYMLASYRGLPNVLVVMGLLIAVFVFLTKRMTFGRRIYALGGNLKAAALSGIKTERTTFYIFAIMGALAALAGMIYAARLNSATPKAGQGLELDVIAAVFIGGASALGGVGQVAGAVIGAFIMGVMNNGMSIMGVNIDWQQMIKGVVLLAAVFFDLYNKNRSA; from the coding sequence ATGACCACCGAAACTGTACCGACCGGAACCGGCGCGGCGGCCCAGCCGGCCCAGTCCCACGAGTTGAGCCTGATTGGGGCGCTGCGCGCCAATATGCGCGATTACGGCCTGCTGCTGGCGCTGATCCTGATCATGCTGTTCTTCCAGTATTTCACCAATGGCGTGCTGTTCAAGCCGGTGAACCTGACCAATATCATCCTGCAGAACAGCTATATCATCGTGATGGCGCTGGGCATGCTGCTGGTGATCGTGGCCGGCCATATCGACCTCTCGGTGGGTTCGGTCTCGGGCTTCATCGGGGCGCTGGCCGCGATGCTGATGGTGGGGTGGAAGTTCCCGCCCGAGCTGGCATTCCTCGCCAATCCGATCGTGGCAGGCGCCATTTGCCTGCTCGTGGGTGCGGCCATCGGCGCGGCACAGGGTTATCTGATTGCCTACTATCGCATCCCCGCCTTCATCGTGACACTGGCAGGCATGCTGATCTTCAAGGGCCTGTCGCTGGCCATTCTCGCGGGCAAGTCGGTCGGGCCGTTCCCCACCGAGTTCCAGCTCCTGTCGGCCGGCTTCATCCCCGACGTCATCGGGCCAACCACCATGCCGTGGCTGGCCGAAAACGGGCAGAATGTCGCTCTGCACACCACCACCATGGTCATCGCCATCCTGGCGATCGTGGGCATGGTGTTCTTCTCCATCCGTACCCGTGCCCGTCGCAGGGCGCGCGGCTATGACGTGGAGCCGTTCAGCCTGTTCGTGATCAAGAATGTGGTGATTGCGGCGATGGTACTGTTCTTCGCCTATATGCTCGCGTCCTATCGCGGTCTGCCCAATGTGCTGGTGGTGATGGGCCTGCTGATTGCCGTCTTCGTCTTCCTGACCAAGCGCATGACCTTTGGTCGCCGCATTTACGCGCTGGGTGGCAATCTCAAGGCAGCAGCGCTTTCGGGCATCAAGACCGAGCGCACCACCTTCTATATCTTTGCCATTATGGGCGCCCTGGCGGCCCTGGCCGGCATGATCTATGCAGCACGCCTCAATTCGGCGACTCCGAAGGCGGGACAGGGTCTCGAGCTCGACGTGATCGCGGCCGTGTTCATCGGCGGCGCCTCGGCGCTGGGCGGGGTCGGCCAGGTGGCCGGCGCGGTGATCGGCGCCTTCATCATGGGCGTGATGAACAACGGCATGTCGATCATGGGCGTCAACATCGACTGGCAGCAGATGATCAAGGGCGTGGTGCTGCTCGCCGCCGTGTTCTTCGACCTCTACAACAAGAACCGCTCGGCCTGA
- a CDS encoding ABC transporter permease: protein MTDNTAPPMRSSRRIPWDGLAVAPFIIFAVMFLFLPTLGLVGAAFTDRAGKFTFDNIIGLGADQIVAAYWISIRISGASAILGALIGLAITLAIIRGRLPGWLRSAFMTFSGVASNFAGVPLAFAFIATLGRLGLVTIVLRFLGFDIYRSGFNLLSFWGLTLTYLYFQIPLMALTIAPAIDGLKKEWNEAAQILGASQWQFWRYVGLPILWPSFLGTLSLLFANAFGAIATAWALTGSNLNIVTVLLYNQIRGDALQNPGLGAALALGMIVITSLANVIYLIVAARAERWMK from the coding sequence ATGACGGACAACACCGCACCACCGATGCGATCTTCCCGACGCATCCCTTGGGACGGCCTTGCCGTCGCGCCCTTCATCATCTTCGCCGTGATGTTCCTGTTCTTGCCCACGCTGGGGTTGGTGGGGGCCGCCTTTACCGATCGCGCCGGCAAGTTCACCTTCGACAACATCATCGGCCTGGGCGCCGACCAGATCGTTGCCGCCTACTGGATATCGATCCGCATTTCGGGCGCTTCGGCCATTCTGGGCGCCCTGATTGGCCTCGCCATCACCCTGGCCATCATCCGGGGCCGCCTGCCCGGCTGGCTTCGCTCGGCATTCATGACCTTTTCCGGCGTGGCCTCCAATTTTGCCGGCGTGCCCCTGGCCTTTGCCTTCATCGCCACTCTAGGGCGACTCGGCCTCGTCACAATCGTGCTGCGGTTTCTCGGCTTCGATATCTACCGTTCGGGCTTCAACCTCCTCAGCTTCTGGGGCCTCACTCTTACCTACCTCTATTTCCAGATCCCGCTTATGGCGCTCACGATCGCGCCGGCCATTGATGGGCTCAAGAAGGAGTGGAACGAGGCGGCCCAGATCCTGGGTGCCAGCCAATGGCAGTTCTGGCGCTATGTCGGCCTGCCTATCCTGTGGCCGAGCTTCCTGGGCACGCTGAGCCTGCTGTTCGCCAATGCCTTCGGCGCCATCGCCACCGCCTGGGCGCTAACAGGCTCGAACCTCAACATCGTGACCGTGCTGCTCTACAACCAGATCCGCGGCGACGCGCTGCAGAATCCCGGACTGGGTGCGGCACTGGCCTTGGGGATGATCGTCATCACGTCGCTGGCCAATGTCATCTACCTCATCGTTGCCGCCCGCGCCGAGAGGTGGATGAAATGA
- a CDS encoding ABC transporter substrate-binding protein, with protein MKLKTLLVSMMASVTLVAGVAQAAELSIVSGDTGNGLAFLRSQLDRFEAETGHTVTVVPMPSSTTDQFGQYRLWLAAGNTDIDVYQTDVIWAPQLADQFLDLTEAAKDVVGNHFPSIIESQTVDGKLVALPAFTDAPALYYRKDLLEKHGKSVPATWAELETTAKEIMDAERAEGNSEIWGFVFQGNAYEGLTCDALEWVMSNGGGQIVEADGTISVNNEQAAAAIDRAAGWVGTIAPEGVLAYMEEESRGVWQLGNAVFMRNWPYAYALGNGADSAVAGKFDVAPLPAGDGEGARSAATLGGWNMAVSKYSPDPEAAIELVKFLASEEVQKERAIKQSNLPTIPSLYEDADVLAASPFMANWKAIFEQAVPRPSAPTKTDYNEVSSLFWSAVHDTLAGNGSAAENLEVLEADLQDLKGDAW; from the coding sequence ATGAAATTGAAGACGCTGCTCGTTTCGATGATGGCGAGCGTTACCCTGGTGGCCGGCGTGGCCCAGGCAGCCGAGCTGTCGATCGTTTCCGGCGACACCGGCAATGGCCTGGCGTTCCTGCGCAGCCAGCTCGACCGCTTCGAGGCGGAAACCGGCCACACCGTGACCGTGGTGCCGATGCCCTCGTCGACCACTGACCAGTTCGGCCAGTATCGTCTGTGGCTTGCTGCCGGCAATACCGACATCGACGTCTATCAGACCGACGTGATCTGGGCTCCCCAGCTCGCCGATCAGTTCCTCGACCTGACCGAGGCGGCCAAGGACGTCGTGGGGAACCACTTCCCCTCGATCATCGAGTCGCAGACCGTTGACGGCAAGCTGGTTGCCCTGCCTGCCTTCACCGACGCCCCGGCTCTCTACTACCGCAAGGACCTGCTCGAGAAGCATGGCAAGTCGGTGCCCGCGACCTGGGCCGAGCTCGAAACCACCGCCAAGGAAATCATGGATGCCGAACGTGCCGAGGGCAATTCGGAAATCTGGGGTTTCGTGTTCCAGGGCAATGCCTATGAAGGCCTGACCTGCGACGCCCTGGAATGGGTCATGTCCAATGGCGGCGGCCAGATCGTGGAAGCCGACGGCACCATTTCGGTCAACAACGAACAGGCTGCTGCCGCGATCGATCGCGCTGCTGGCTGGGTCGGGACCATCGCGCCTGAAGGCGTGCTGGCCTATATGGAAGAAGAAAGCCGTGGTGTCTGGCAGCTCGGCAATGCCGTGTTCATGCGCAACTGGCCCTATGCCTATGCTCTGGGTAACGGCGCCGACTCGGCCGTGGCCGGCAAGTTCGACGTCGCTCCGCTGCCGGCAGGCGACGGCGAAGGCGCGCGTTCGGCGGCAACGCTTGGTGGCTGGAACATGGCCGTTTCCAAGTACTCGCCCGATCCGGAAGCTGCCATCGAGCTGGTGAAGTTCCTGGCTTCGGAAGAAGTCCAGAAGGAACGCGCCATCAAGCAGTCCAACCTGCCGACCATTCCGTCGCTTTATGAAGATGCCGACGTTCTGGCTGCCTCCCCGTTCATGGCGAACTGGAAGGCCATCTTCGAGCAGGCCGTGCCGCGTCCGTCCGCTCCGACCAAGACCGACTACAACGAGGTCTCCTCGCTGTTCTGGAGCGCGGTGCACGACACCCTGGCCGGCAATGGCTCCGCCGCCGAGAACCTTGAAGTTCTCGAGGCCGACCTGCAGGAC